One Mycolicibacter sp. MU0083 DNA window includes the following coding sequences:
- a CDS encoding SDR family NAD(P)-dependent oxidoreductase, whose amino-acid sequence MSAAQQLNFDGRVAVVTGAGRGLGRAYAQLLARRGAAVVVNDTGADLTGDGGHQEPAEQVAAEIRDAGGTAVACTASVATPEGGQAIIDAALEHYGRLDALIHNAGNVRRAPLREMSPADFDAVLDVHLRGAFHVVRPAFALMCDAGYGRIVLTSSIGGLYGNAEVANYAAAKAGVVGLSNVAALEGADFGVRCNVVVPAAVTRMAEGIDTSAYPPMEPELVAPVVGWLAHESCSVTGEALIALAGRVARAALVESPGVYQPAWTIEDVDARIAQIRDIGAPVEFPVVPDGHAAHIRYSFGMAQQDPTPESL is encoded by the coding sequence TTGAGCGCAGCGCAGCAGCTGAACTTCGACGGCCGGGTCGCCGTGGTGACCGGCGCCGGACGGGGACTCGGGCGCGCCTATGCGCAACTGCTGGCGCGGCGCGGCGCCGCGGTGGTGGTCAACGACACCGGTGCCGACCTCACCGGGGACGGGGGACACCAGGAACCGGCCGAACAGGTCGCCGCGGAGATCCGGGACGCCGGCGGCACGGCGGTGGCCTGCACCGCCTCGGTCGCAACTCCCGAGGGTGGACAGGCCATCATCGACGCCGCGCTGGAGCATTACGGGCGCCTCGACGCGCTGATCCACAACGCCGGCAACGTCCGCCGTGCCCCGTTGCGCGAGATGAGCCCGGCGGATTTCGATGCCGTCCTCGACGTGCACCTGCGGGGCGCGTTCCACGTGGTGCGGCCGGCCTTCGCGCTCATGTGTGACGCAGGCTACGGTCGGATAGTGCTGACATCGTCGATCGGCGGGCTCTACGGCAACGCCGAGGTGGCCAACTATGCCGCCGCGAAGGCGGGCGTGGTCGGGCTGAGCAACGTCGCCGCGCTGGAGGGCGCGGACTTCGGTGTCCGCTGCAACGTGGTGGTGCCGGCCGCGGTGACCCGGATGGCCGAAGGCATCGACACCTCGGCCTACCCCCCGATGGAGCCCGAACTGGTCGCGCCCGTGGTCGGCTGGCTCGCGCACGAATCCTGTTCGGTCACCGGTGAAGCACTGATCGCCCTGGCCGGGCGGGTGGCGCGGGCCGCGCTCGTCGAAAGTCCCGGCGTGTACCAACCGGCGTGGACGATCGAGGACGTCGACGCCCGGATCGCGCAGATCCGCGACATCGGCGCACCGGTGGAGTTCCCGGTGGTGCCCGACGGGCACGCCGCGCACATCCGGTACAGCTTCGGCATGGCCCAGCAAGACCCCACCCCCGAGTCCCTCTAG
- a CDS encoding TetR/AcrR family transcriptional regulator translates to MAATPAVDRFRYVVRTPAQTRVLDAALHLIGENGVGGTSLQMIADAIGVTKAAVYHQFKTKEEIVVALTERELGSLEEALEAAEVEQSLPRARELLLDAVIDMAVRRRGAASTLQFDPVVVRLLASHQPFQQFIARLYGVLVGDAGDDAIVSAAMLSGALAVGVMHPLVTGIDDDTLRAQLRRLTKRFIEPPADSH, encoded by the coding sequence ATGGCTGCCACTCCGGCTGTTGACCGGTTCCGCTACGTCGTCCGCACCCCGGCGCAGACCCGGGTCCTCGACGCCGCGCTGCACCTGATCGGCGAGAACGGCGTCGGAGGGACGTCGCTGCAGATGATCGCCGACGCGATCGGAGTGACCAAAGCCGCGGTCTACCACCAGTTCAAGACCAAAGAAGAGATCGTGGTCGCGCTCACCGAGCGGGAACTGGGCTCCCTGGAAGAGGCGCTGGAGGCCGCCGAGGTCGAGCAGAGTCTGCCGCGGGCCAGGGAATTGCTGCTCGACGCCGTCATCGACATGGCGGTGCGTCGACGCGGCGCCGCGAGCACCCTGCAGTTCGACCCGGTGGTCGTCCGGTTGCTCGCCTCGCATCAGCCGTTCCAGCAGTTCATCGCGCGACTCTACGGCGTGCTCGTCGGCGACGCCGGCGACGACGCGATCGTGTCGGCGGCGATGCTGTCGGGCGCACTGGCGGTCGGCGTGATGCACCCGCTGGTGACCGGTATCGACGACGACACCCTGCGCGCGCAGCTGCGCCGGCTCACCAAGCGTTTCATCGAACCGCCCGCCGACTCGCACTAG
- a CDS encoding aldehyde dehydrogenase family protein has protein sequence MREYTRFYIDGKWVDPVELKTLDVENPATEQVAGKIALGSAADVDAAVAAARAAFATWSQSSRAERLDLLQAILAEYQRRAGDLADAVSEEIGAPPALAAGAQVQLGIGHMLTAIEGLKNFAFEEQRGDTLVVREPIGVCGLITPWNWPLNQIAVKVYPALATGCTMVLKPSEVAPFSAYIFTEIMDAAGVPAGVYNMVNGDGPGVGVALSTHPDVDMVSFTGSTRAGVAVAENAAPTVKRVTQELGGKSANIVLDDDAFADSVTAGVSTMMVNSGQSCNAPSRMLVPNSRMDEAIAIANAVASQVKVGDPADDKAIGPVASGAQFTKVQGLIEKGIAEGATVAAGGAGRPDGLDAGYFVRPTVFANVTNDMTIAREEIFGPVLCILGYDNLDEAVEIANDTDYGLAGYVSGSDLDVARGIARRIRAGWVAINHAFDMNAPFGGYKRSGNGREWSDAGFHEYLETKSALGYGAAG, from the coding sequence ATGCGCGAATACACCCGGTTCTACATCGACGGCAAGTGGGTGGACCCCGTCGAGCTCAAGACCCTCGATGTGGAGAACCCGGCCACCGAGCAGGTCGCCGGCAAGATCGCACTCGGGTCGGCCGCCGACGTCGACGCCGCGGTGGCCGCCGCCCGCGCGGCGTTCGCCACCTGGTCGCAGAGCAGCCGGGCCGAGCGCCTGGACCTGCTGCAGGCGATCCTGGCCGAATACCAGCGGCGCGCCGGGGATCTGGCCGACGCGGTCAGCGAAGAGATCGGCGCCCCGCCGGCCCTGGCCGCCGGCGCCCAGGTGCAGCTCGGGATCGGTCACATGCTCACCGCCATCGAGGGGCTGAAGAACTTCGCGTTCGAGGAGCAGCGCGGTGACACCCTGGTGGTGCGCGAGCCGATCGGTGTCTGCGGGCTGATCACGCCGTGGAACTGGCCGCTGAACCAGATCGCGGTGAAGGTCTACCCGGCGTTGGCCACCGGATGCACCATGGTGCTCAAGCCGTCGGAGGTCGCGCCGTTCTCCGCCTACATCTTCACCGAGATCATGGACGCCGCAGGCGTTCCGGCCGGCGTCTACAACATGGTCAACGGTGACGGGCCGGGCGTGGGGGTGGCGCTGTCGACCCACCCGGACGTCGACATGGTGTCGTTCACCGGCTCCACCCGCGCCGGCGTCGCGGTCGCCGAGAACGCCGCACCGACCGTCAAGCGGGTGACCCAGGAACTGGGCGGCAAGAGCGCCAACATCGTGCTGGACGACGACGCCTTCGCCGACAGCGTCACCGCCGGGGTATCGACCATGATGGTCAACTCCGGGCAGAGCTGTAACGCCCCGTCGCGGATGCTGGTGCCCAACTCGCGGATGGACGAGGCGATCGCGATCGCGAACGCCGTCGCCTCGCAGGTGAAGGTGGGCGACCCCGCCGACGACAAGGCCATCGGCCCGGTGGCATCCGGCGCGCAGTTCACCAAGGTGCAGGGCCTGATCGAGAAGGGCATCGCCGAGGGCGCCACGGTGGCGGCCGGCGGTGCGGGCCGCCCCGACGGGCTGGACGCCGGATACTTCGTGCGGCCCACGGTGTTCGCCAACGTCACCAACGACATGACGATCGCCCGCGAGGAGATCTTCGGCCCGGTGCTGTGCATCCTCGGCTACGACAACCTGGATGAAGCGGTCGAGATCGCCAACGACACCGACTACGGGCTGGCCGGTTACGTCTCGGGCTCCGACCTCGACGTCGCGCGCGGGATCGCCCGCCGGATCCGCGCCGGGTGGGTGGCGATCAACCACGCCTTCGACATGAACGCCCCGTTCGGCGGCTACAAGCGCAGCGGCAACGGCCGCGAATGGAGCGACGCCGGCTTCCACGAGTACCTGGAGACCAAGAGCGCGCTGGGTTACGGGGCCGCCGGCTGA
- a CDS encoding enoyl-CoA hydratase/isomerase family protein — translation MYDMPDEIDVRAEGPLRIITLNRPDALNAVNDALHCGLAKLWTQLDEDHDARAAVLTGSGRAFSAGGDFNYLDEIRRDEKLRAKTIAHGREIVLGMARLRTPVIAAVNGPAVGLGCSLVALSDIVYMAEGAYLADPHVQVGLVAADGGPLTWPLQMSLLQAKEYALTGARIPAARAVELGLANHVVEDPVAEAIACAKRIIELPRQAVESTKRLLNIHLERAVLATLDFANMAEDQSFQTDDFNAIIDRLTAKKD, via the coding sequence ATGTACGACATGCCCGATGAAATCGACGTGCGCGCCGAGGGCCCGCTGCGGATCATCACGCTGAATCGCCCCGACGCGCTCAACGCCGTCAACGACGCGTTGCACTGCGGCTTGGCGAAGCTCTGGACGCAGCTCGACGAGGACCACGACGCCCGCGCGGCGGTACTGACCGGCAGCGGTCGGGCGTTCTCCGCCGGGGGTGACTTCAACTACCTCGACGAGATCCGGCGTGACGAGAAGTTGCGCGCCAAGACGATTGCGCACGGCCGCGAGATCGTGCTGGGCATGGCGCGGCTGCGCACCCCGGTCATCGCCGCGGTGAACGGACCGGCCGTCGGCCTGGGCTGCAGCCTGGTGGCACTCAGCGACATCGTCTATATGGCCGAGGGCGCCTATCTGGCCGATCCGCACGTGCAGGTCGGCCTGGTCGCCGCCGACGGCGGCCCGTTGACCTGGCCGTTGCAGATGAGTCTGCTGCAGGCCAAGGAGTACGCCCTGACCGGAGCGCGGATCCCGGCGGCGCGGGCCGTCGAGCTGGGTCTGGCCAACCACGTGGTCGAAGACCCGGTGGCCGAGGCGATCGCGTGTGCCAAGCGCATCATCGAACTGCCCCGCCAAGCCGTGGAGAGCACCAAGCGACTGCTCAACATCCACCTGGAGCGCGCGGTGCTGGCCACCCTGGACTTCGCGAACATGGCCGAGGACCAGTCGTTTCAGACCGACGACTTCAACGCGATCATCGATCGGCTCACCGCGAAGAAGGACTGA
- a CDS encoding ferredoxin--NADP reductase, translating to MAVTHVFQRATVTRIVKETADAYTFVLSPHETPFGYRAGQYATFQVHVDGEDLYRSYSMSSAPETDDELMTTVKRVPGGKVSNWLLDNVAEGDELVMTRAAGIFCLQESTAPLLAFSGGSGITPILSLAKSALATTDRNVRLLCADRDAAAAIFEDTLAELAARYPGRLSVQRRRDTEDGLLDAAAVSAFVGPDTDADCYVCGPTGFMDVVRSAWAGPGRLFIEDFDTATTPAADAAGDAATDTEVSGTVTICMGRKKETVPRVARETLLESARRAGLTPPFSCEAGNCGTCIAQITEGTATMLNNTVLDDDEVADGLILTCQGIPQGGSITIEYE from the coding sequence ATGGCGGTCACTCATGTTTTCCAGCGGGCGACCGTGACCCGCATCGTCAAGGAGACCGCGGACGCCTACACGTTCGTCCTGTCGCCGCACGAAACCCCGTTCGGATACCGGGCCGGTCAGTACGCGACGTTCCAGGTGCACGTCGACGGCGAAGACCTCTACCGGTCCTACTCGATGTCGAGCGCCCCGGAGACCGACGACGAACTGATGACCACCGTCAAGCGGGTGCCCGGCGGCAAGGTCTCCAACTGGCTGCTGGACAACGTCGCCGAGGGCGACGAACTGGTGATGACCCGGGCGGCGGGCATCTTCTGCCTGCAGGAGTCGACCGCGCCGCTGCTGGCGTTCTCGGGTGGCAGCGGGATCACGCCGATCCTGTCGCTGGCCAAGAGCGCCCTGGCCACCACCGACCGCAATGTGCGACTGCTGTGCGCCGACCGCGACGCCGCCGCGGCGATCTTCGAGGACACGCTGGCCGAACTCGCCGCCCGCTACCCGGGCCGACTGTCGGTACAACGCCGCCGCGACACCGAGGACGGACTGCTGGATGCGGCCGCGGTGAGCGCGTTCGTCGGCCCCGACACCGATGCGGACTGCTACGTCTGCGGACCCACCGGGTTCATGGACGTGGTGCGCAGCGCCTGGGCCGGACCGGGCCGGCTGTTCATCGAGGACTTCGACACCGCGACCACACCGGCCGCCGATGCCGCCGGGGACGCCGCGACCGACACAGAGGTGTCCGGGACGGTCACGATCTGCATGGGGCGCAAGAAGGAGACGGTGCCGCGGGTGGCCCGCGAGACGCTGCTGGAGAGCGCCCGCCGGGCCGGGCTGACGCCGCCGTTCTCCTGCGAGGCCGGCAACTGCGGCACCTGCATCGCGCAGATCACCGAGGGCACCGCGACCATGCTCAACAACACCGTGCTCGACGACGACGAGGTCGCCGACGGCCTCATCCTGACCTGTCAGGGCATCCCGCAGGGCGGCTCGATCACCATCGAGTACGAATAG
- a CDS encoding acyl-CoA dehydrogenase family protein, which yields MDVRLNAEQRQLRDAAAKLADDLGPGSVAELDDAGRVARLERAVEQTGWRSLRSDGASGVEVAIVAEEFGRGLVDVPFLGPVLADDLSRHVALGDGPATVAIGDTAIDARGAARAVAVREHAVLTAPVGAARTGADLTRAVADLAGSPEQAGELGAEEALRWQALALVATCADLVGAARGAHALACDYAKIREQYGKPIGSYQAIAHLLAEGLALIEGSVSVLRHAAWSVDEAPAADAVRAARIAKIYSARATRTVCETAIQVHGGIGNTWECAAHVYLRRALTSTGLWPVTMREIADGLS from the coding sequence ATGGATGTCCGGCTGAATGCTGAGCAGCGACAACTGCGGGATGCCGCAGCCAAGCTCGCCGACGACCTGGGCCCGGGTTCGGTCGCCGAACTCGACGACGCCGGCCGGGTGGCCCGGCTGGAACGGGCCGTGGAGCAGACGGGGTGGCGCTCGCTGCGCTCCGACGGCGCGTCCGGGGTGGAGGTGGCGATCGTCGCCGAGGAGTTCGGCCGCGGTCTTGTCGACGTGCCGTTCCTGGGTCCGGTGCTCGCCGACGACCTGAGCCGTCATGTGGCGCTCGGTGATGGGCCGGCCACGGTCGCGATCGGTGACACCGCCATCGACGCCCGCGGCGCCGCCCGGGCGGTCGCGGTGCGCGAGCACGCGGTGCTGACCGCCCCGGTCGGTGCGGCGCGCACCGGAGCCGATCTGACCCGCGCCGTCGCCGACCTCGCCGGCTCACCGGAGCAGGCCGGGGAGCTGGGCGCCGAAGAGGCACTGCGCTGGCAGGCCCTGGCGTTGGTGGCGACCTGCGCCGATCTGGTCGGCGCCGCCCGCGGGGCACATGCGCTGGCGTGCGACTACGCCAAGATCCGCGAGCAGTACGGCAAGCCGATCGGCTCCTACCAGGCCATCGCGCACCTGCTCGCCGAGGGCCTGGCGCTGATCGAGGGTTCGGTGAGCGTGCTGCGGCACGCCGCCTGGTCCGTCGACGAGGCGCCCGCCGCCGATGCGGTGCGTGCCGCGCGGATCGCCAAGATCTACTCCGCCCGCGCCACTCGGACGGTCTGCGAGACCGCCATCCAGGTGCACGGCGGAATCGGCAACACCTGGGAGTGCGCCGCACACGTCTACCTGCGCCGCGCACTGACATCGACCGGCCTGTGGCCGGTGACCATGAGGGAGATCGCAGATGGACTTTCGTGA
- a CDS encoding cytochrome C oxidase subunit IV family protein, whose protein sequence is MTAQQNSRFVPDPLLTASWLVLVAITVLAWWLAPGHSGGHVEPSIPITVTVIALSAVKARLIIRNFMEVRAAPLWLRRTTDAWLAVLWTAVLVIYLF, encoded by the coding sequence ATGACCGCACAGCAGAATTCCCGGTTCGTGCCGGACCCGCTGCTCACCGCGAGTTGGCTGGTCCTGGTGGCGATCACCGTGCTGGCCTGGTGGCTGGCGCCGGGCCACAGCGGCGGGCACGTCGAACCCAGCATCCCCATCACCGTCACGGTGATCGCACTGTCGGCCGTCAAGGCCCGGTTGATCATCCGCAACTTCATGGAGGTGCGCGCCGCCCCGCTCTGGCTGCGGCGCACCACCGATGCGTGGCTGGCCGTGCTGTGGACGGCCGTGCTGGTGATCTACCTGTTCTGA
- a CDS encoding class I adenylate-forming enzyme family protein, with the protein MLSGASTAVLVFEERQLSLSELDARSGDLAAALAADGVRAGDRVALMSSNRPEFVIAVHAVWRLGAVVALISPAWKRDEVAHALALAEARYGLGDHPVLAELMAMRQLDAPVPAGVRVGEPPDPESDALLVFSSGTTGLPKAVRHTHASLAAAVDHWRDALGLTADDRIQVATPPSHILGLLNILTALHVGARVRLHRRFDIDVMLKTIAADKITVEMAVAPIALAIAGHPDLESFDLSSLRYIMWGATPVTASVAETVTARTGVPFVPAYGTSELPVIACSPPDAPRLDTVGRPVPGVRVQIVDIETGQPLAVGEPGQILARSDSLMAGYLPADATAEVMRDGWFHTGDIGYLDTDGWLRITDRCKEMIKVRGFQVAPAEIEAVLHSHPAVADCGVFGVPDAADGEAVIAAVALRGPVGEAELCALVADRLASYKRLRRVVVVPEIPRLPSGKLLRRLLKERLWMSG; encoded by the coding sequence ATGTTGTCAGGGGCGTCCACAGCAGTGCTTGTATTCGAGGAGCGGCAGCTGTCCCTGTCCGAGCTCGACGCGCGCTCCGGCGACCTGGCGGCGGCTCTGGCGGCCGACGGCGTGCGTGCCGGGGACCGGGTGGCACTGATGTCGTCCAATCGCCCGGAGTTCGTCATCGCCGTGCATGCCGTCTGGCGACTCGGCGCGGTCGTCGCCCTGATCAGCCCGGCCTGGAAACGCGACGAGGTCGCCCACGCCCTGGCGCTCGCCGAGGCCCGGTACGGCCTCGGCGACCACCCGGTGCTGGCCGAACTGATGGCGATGCGACAACTCGATGCCCCGGTTCCCGCCGGGGTCCGGGTGGGGGAGCCGCCCGACCCGGAGTCCGACGCGCTGCTGGTGTTCAGCTCCGGTACCACCGGGCTGCCCAAGGCGGTCCGGCACACCCACGCCTCGCTGGCCGCGGCGGTGGACCACTGGCGTGACGCGCTGGGACTGACCGCCGACGACCGGATCCAGGTCGCCACCCCGCCGTCGCACATCCTCGGGCTGCTCAACATCCTGACCGCACTGCACGTCGGCGCGCGGGTGCGGCTGCACCGCCGTTTCGATATCGACGTCATGCTGAAAACCATTGCCGCCGACAAGATCACCGTCGAGATGGCGGTGGCCCCGATCGCGCTGGCCATCGCCGGGCACCCCGACCTCGAATCGTTCGACCTGTCCTCGCTGCGCTACATCATGTGGGGTGCCACCCCGGTGACGGCCTCGGTGGCCGAGACGGTCACCGCGCGCACCGGCGTGCCCTTCGTGCCGGCCTATGGAACCAGTGAGCTGCCGGTGATCGCCTGCAGTCCGCCCGACGCGCCGCGCCTGGACACCGTCGGCCGGCCGGTGCCCGGGGTGCGGGTGCAGATCGTCGACATCGAAACCGGGCAGCCGCTTGCGGTCGGGGAGCCCGGGCAGATCCTGGCCCGCTCCGATTCGCTGATGGCCGGTTACCTCCCGGCGGATGCCACCGCGGAAGTCATGCGGGACGGCTGGTTTCACACCGGCGACATCGGCTACCTCGATACCGACGGCTGGCTGCGGATCACCGACCGCTGCAAAGAGATGATCAAGGTACGCGGCTTTCAGGTCGCCCCCGCCGAGATCGAGGCGGTGCTGCACTCCCATCCCGCGGTCGCCGACTGCGGCGTGTTCGGGGTGCCCGATGCCGCCGACGGCGAGGCCGTGATCGCCGCCGTCGCGCTGCGCGGGCCGGTCGGCGAGGCCGAGTTGTGCGCACTGGTCGCCGACCGCCTCGCGTCCTACAAACGTCTGCGCCGGGTGGTGGTCGTACCCGAGATCCCCCGGTTGCCGTCCGGAAAGCTGTTGCGTCGATTACTGAAGGAGCGCCTATGGATGTCCGGCTGA
- the meaB gene encoding methylmalonyl Co-A mutase-associated GTPase MeaB — MTIVELLASARDGSVRATGRLLSMVESGRRTEVLAAIGPAVTRVIGVTGPPGAGKSTTIAALVGAYRQRGLRVGVLAVDPSSPYSGGALLGDRIRMAAHINDPAVLIRSVAARGHLGGLAEAVPAAIQLLAALGFDVLLLETVGVGQSEIEIAAIADPTIVVLNPGAGDAVQAAKAGLLEVGDIVVVNKADREGAQQTVRDLRIELHHTGAPILTLVAARGDGLEELVDTIEAHHRSDSRERRRARARAQILSLAQTRLRVHPALDELAELVVDGASDPYSAAERLLSD, encoded by the coding sequence ATGACGATCGTCGAGTTGCTTGCGTCGGCACGGGACGGCTCCGTGCGGGCCACGGGCCGGTTGCTCAGCATGGTCGAGAGCGGTCGGCGGACCGAGGTGCTGGCCGCGATCGGGCCGGCGGTCACCCGGGTGATCGGCGTGACCGGCCCGCCGGGGGCCGGTAAGTCGACCACGATCGCCGCGCTGGTGGGGGCCTACCGGCAGCGGGGGCTGCGGGTCGGGGTGCTCGCCGTCGACCCGTCCTCGCCGTACAGCGGCGGCGCCCTGCTGGGCGACCGCATCCGGATGGCCGCCCACATCAACGACCCGGCGGTGTTGATCCGATCGGTGGCGGCCCGCGGCCACCTGGGCGGATTGGCCGAAGCGGTGCCGGCGGCCATTCAGTTGCTGGCCGCACTGGGTTTCGACGTGCTGCTGCTGGAGACGGTCGGGGTCGGCCAGTCCGAGATCGAGATCGCCGCGATCGCCGACCCGACCATCGTGGTGCTCAATCCCGGCGCCGGTGACGCCGTCCAGGCCGCCAAGGCCGGACTGCTGGAAGTCGGCGACATCGTGGTGGTCAACAAGGCCGACCGCGAAGGTGCCCAGCAGACCGTGCGTGACCTGCGCATCGAATTGCACCACACCGGCGCCCCGATCCTCACGCTGGTCGCGGCGCGGGGAGACGGGCTCGAGGAGTTGGTGGACACCATCGAGGCGCACCACCGCTCCGACAGCCGGGAGCGCCGGCGGGCACGGGCGCGCGCACAGATCCTGTCGCTGGCGCAGACGCGACTGCGGGTCCATCCGGCGCTGGACGAACTCGCCGAACTGGTGGTCGACGGGGCTTCGGATCCGTACTCGGCGGCGGAGCGACTGTTATCCGACTAG
- a CDS encoding cytochrome c oxidase subunit 3, with protein MTDRLTDPRRTHLPGDGHMWFMVLGDLFIFGGYFIAYLVFRTRAPEQFLADQQHLNITVGVVNTIVLITSSWLVAQSVQATRSGDRATAIALVRSGAGCGVLFVVLKIYEWATEIRAGYTNSSEFFSFYYVLTGVHLFHVGLGLLILGIVIRELRNPRRARVSMVEQGATYWHMVDLLWVVIFALLYVMR; from the coding sequence ATGACTGATCGGCTGACCGACCCACGCCGCACGCATCTGCCCGGCGACGGGCACATGTGGTTCATGGTGCTCGGCGACCTGTTCATCTTCGGCGGCTACTTCATCGCCTACCTGGTGTTTAGGACCCGCGCACCCGAGCAGTTCCTGGCCGACCAGCAGCACCTCAACATCACCGTCGGCGTGGTCAACACCATCGTGCTGATCACCAGTTCCTGGTTGGTCGCCCAAAGCGTGCAGGCCACCCGGTCCGGCGACCGCGCCACCGCGATCGCCCTGGTGCGGTCCGGGGCGGGCTGCGGGGTGCTGTTCGTGGTGCTCAAGATCTACGAGTGGGCCACCGAGATACGGGCGGGATACACCAATTCCAGCGAGTTCTTCAGCTTCTACTACGTGCTTACCGGCGTGCATCTGTTCCACGTGGGCCTGGGCCTGCTGATCCTGGGCATCGTGATCCGGGAGCTGCGCAACCCGCGCCGCGCCCGGGTCTCCATGGTCGAGCAGGGTGCGACCTACTGGCACATGGTGGATCTGCTCTGGGTCGTTATCTTCGCGCTGCTCTACGTGATGAGGTGA
- a CDS encoding acyl-CoA dehydrogenase family protein has product MDFRDSPAEADFRGRLRAWLTERAGTFPVAGSDEYWARQGEWHQALYAGGFFGVSWPREYGGQELAPVYDVIVDEELAAAGAPPRPSLGYLVVGLGRHANKELQQRFLPGMIDGTQRWCQGFSEPGAGSDLASLTTTATREGDEYVIHGHKIWTSYSDVADWCLLLARTDKDAPRHRGISGFIVSMHQDGIEQRPLQMINGVTTEFGQVLFDGARVPADQMVGEPGEGWKLAMTVVGHEREPSTLGYSARYGKLVRQMAKRIDGEVPDELAWAAVETEMLRLHVRRRLSEQLDGVSHGPEGSMDKLLMTWVEQSVGHAALAVGGVDDPDLLSAYLYSRAQSVMGGTSQIQKNIIAGRILGLTP; this is encoded by the coding sequence ATGGACTTTCGTGACTCACCCGCCGAAGCCGACTTCCGCGGTCGGCTCCGCGCCTGGCTGACCGAGCGGGCCGGCACCTTCCCGGTCGCCGGCAGCGACGAATACTGGGCGCGCCAAGGGGAATGGCACCAGGCGCTGTACGCGGGCGGATTCTTCGGAGTGTCCTGGCCGCGGGAGTACGGCGGCCAGGAATTGGCACCGGTCTACGACGTCATCGTCGACGAGGAGCTGGCGGCCGCCGGAGCCCCGCCGCGGCCGAGCCTCGGCTACCTGGTGGTCGGGCTGGGCCGGCATGCGAACAAAGAACTGCAGCAACGGTTTCTGCCGGGCATGATCGACGGCACCCAGCGTTGGTGTCAGGGCTTCTCGGAGCCGGGGGCCGGCTCGGACCTGGCGTCGCTGACCACCACCGCGACCCGGGAGGGCGACGAGTACGTCATCCACGGGCACAAGATCTGGACCAGTTACTCCGACGTGGCCGATTGGTGTCTGCTGTTGGCCCGCACCGACAAGGACGCGCCCCGGCACCGCGGCATCTCGGGGTTCATCGTCTCCATGCACCAGGACGGAATCGAGCAGCGGCCGCTGCAGATGATCAACGGCGTCACCACCGAATTCGGTCAGGTGCTCTTCGACGGTGCCCGGGTTCCGGCCGACCAGATGGTCGGTGAACCGGGGGAGGGCTGGAAGCTGGCGATGACGGTCGTCGGTCACGAGCGGGAACCGTCGACGCTGGGCTACTCGGCGCGCTACGGCAAGCTGGTACGCCAGATGGCCAAGCGGATCGACGGCGAGGTTCCCGACGAATTGGCCTGGGCCGCAGTGGAGACCGAGATGTTGCGGCTGCACGTGCGACGCCGGCTCTCCGAGCAGCTCGACGGTGTGTCGCACGGGCCGGAGGGTTCGATGGACAAGTTGCTGATGACCTGGGTGGAGCAGTCGGTCGGCCACGCGGCGCTGGCCGTCGGCGGCGTCGACGATCCCGACCTGCTCAGCGCCTACCTCTACAGTCGAGCCCAGAGCGTGATGGGCGGGACGTCGCAGATTCAGAAGAACATCATTGCCGGCCGGATTTTGGGACTGACCCCGTGA